Sequence from the Bombus pyrosoma isolate SC7728 linkage group LG3, ASM1482585v1, whole genome shotgun sequence genome:
GAAAGTGATAAGTAagcaatattataataataattacatagaCGTATTACATAGACATAAATCGATTtagtttcgaataaattataactatttaaataaGTTGGTGCCGGTAGGGCCGGCCGGCACGTACACTTTACGCAGATATAGACATAGTCTGTGGTGTTTGGTGTACGCGTGCGCAAGTAGTAATCACAGCTAGATGGATACATATCTAAAAACATGTCTCTCACTGTAAAACAAGTGTGAGAATCGTAACAATGATAGtgataatcataatttttcgttcaaGTAAGTAGCGATAATCGTAATTAACGgaatgtatatttttcgtgTTTAGCCGGAACAGTGGCCGAAGAATTTGACGGAGCTTGTCAGGCTCTAGCAAAACGATTGGAAGTTGAACTTAGGCGAGCAAAACATGTACAGTTAGCATGCGGGGAAGTATTGTTACCTGCTGATCTTTTACCTAGAATTGCTAAAACTGTACTTAGTATGGCTGAGAACGAACCTTGCGGTCTTAGGTAAGctacttatttaataattgttttcttactttttcttAAAGTATGTTATGTCTTCTATGAATatggtatttttattacagagGTTGCACCTTGTTTATTAGCTTCGAAACAGATAGTGTATGCAGGAAATTGTCAAAGATACAATGTGATCCTAATACAGTATCAACATTTGAACTTTATTTGACTTTGAAACAAGATCATACATCTTGGCATATTCTGTTACCACAGTTTTTGAAGTAAGTCGTGTATTGCTCTCTTTAAACCTAACGGAGATGAGCtgaattcattttaattcatttatttttctttacagaAATCTTACACGGGGAGGTACTATTATGATCAGTAGAGATTTCACtttagagaaaaagaaattatatagatCATATCAGCAATGAATGATCCCACTATGTCCAGGAGTCATTGCTTGATTGTCTTGATAATTGTGATTATTCGAAGCTCCTCTAATTATAAGTAGGCTCCAATGTGGCCTTTTTTACTTTCCACACGAAATAAGCAGATCAATTTTTCTGATGTGCTTATATttcgcgataaatttcatttaacggTAGCTAACATAAGGAACGAATAgcagaaaaataaagtataatgtaaAGAGAAGAGCGAGGGAGAAAGAGGTAGAATCTGTGCGTTTTGACAATTGTGATAGTAAAGCATAAAAAGATTTGTAGTATCGTTAAGgctgaaaagtttctttacgTGATTTCTAGATTTTGAATATTGCCTGACATTTGtaattcgttttaaatatcattgtttCTTTATATGTAAGTGTAAACATATCTCATCAATCAATGCTGCAGGttagaatttctataataatgtAGATAGTgtgttttatgaattaattttaaaaatatttggtgATACAAATTTCTAGATTTGCGTAGGGAGACATTCTCTCATAAGAGATGTAAACTGTATCTTCGTTTAACGAAGAAATGACTTGGTATGTAAGACTTGTAACAGTAGTTTGTTTGCGTTTACACGTAATAAtgagataaaatttaaatcaacTTTTCTTGGTTAGTAACaagaataaaagtaattaaactaTAGAAGTAGTAATAAGAATAGATATGTAGTTTCAGAAATGCCAATGGATATCTAAAGTAATTTCGTTTGATACAAATAGATTTGTACAATTTCACCTGACCTAATTTTCTTCTATGATGTATCCCTTTTTAcctattaattatcaattgatgtaatttatctatctttctgtatacacatacacatatgtCTAATccatcttttcaattttttcattttcaatgtttcaatGTGATTTTCTTGTATGAAAAATCTTAACACTCTTAGATATCGATTGGTGACAATGTTGTGatagtaataaaacaaaaaaacacAATTGACATAAAATAGGAATctgtacaataatattttagaggATTGGACATACATGCAACTTCTTCAATATCTGTAATATCTATAATTCCGAGAAACAGTTTGTCTAATTATGATATTGCcggtttattattattatcatcttatagaattatattattttattcaaataagcttcgtttatgaaatttaaaatgacTGTATtggaagagaaaacgaaaaaatatataggagCAACCACGTGTATGACTTTATAAGACTGATCAGTGTTAGACTTTCAAGATAATATTTGTACGCGTGTAAAAGTATTCAGAACGATAAAGAAACTGAGATATTGAATCGCACACCGAATATAGATCAAAGAACAATTATGTTTGGACAAGTTTCGTGAATTAAAAgtagttgaaaataaaacgttctCCCTACGCTTGTTATAACAACAAAGAAattagaaggaaaaagaacatCTGATTCTATTGATTACGTAGGAGTAATCAGAGTATAAGACGctgttacatatattttgtactcCGTTAAAGACATTAGAAGTAtagtgtgtgtatgtgtgtgtggaGAGAGAGTGTATGGgtatgcgcgcgcgcgcgcatgtatttaattttttatatttgatatatattgttaaatattatttgcttaGAAAAAATGTGGCGAGAAGTTgaggaaaatacaaattttgaacGTTATATCTGATATGcatttcatcttctttttttctttcatcagTTCATATTCATTTAAGTTCAtttgtatattctttttcttcttaataaaatttactccACATACAACTTTCATTTGTAAGATTTCCATTACATCGAACATATACATAGGTCcttttatcgattaaattgttgtagatatataaaacatctaGTTTTTCTTCAGCTCAATCCCGCCTATATGTGATGTTGATTCTAATTTGTGATCTtaacaataaacaaaaaattataaaaaatatctgttttatttacctatacttatttcattcgtttcacaTTTAAAGTGTTCGATTCAGAATAGTCGCTGCGATCTGGTAAAATTGTGCACAAGATCTCTATCCTGCAAAATGATACATCTTACATGAgagttccttcttttttatttactaaaaattgttataaaattctacaaaatattttttccacctctttattctactttttgcaaaattttaactAACTTTACCTCTCCAATGATCGTTGGAGTGGTATCTTTGCTGCTGTTTCCTTTCTCCATGGCAagagtttcattttattttgttttaaatttttcgacAATTGCCGAATATTTGTTATGTTTTCCTGTTTACTATCATCGTTATTGTTGCCATTTTGCTTTGAAATCTTTACCAATAAGTCAgtcttattcttttctttgaaattatttggtCGATCATATATTCTTTCTGTTGAATCTATGGTATGTTGTTCAGGCATAGATAAATAGCTGTCGTTTTTTGAGTAATCATTTGATTTTTTCCTTTCAGTAACTACTTCacatgatttttttatttcagaagatatcgttctctctttattcttttgttttaatttttctttgttaatatatcttaattttgtttgttgttTTTGCGTGATTCTATTTATTGGCTTCGTAGCAGTTATCGATGGTAATAGAGGAATAAATGTTAGTGTAGGTGTTGATTTTTGGACAGAAATTTGCGATACCTTCCCAAATATCCAAGAGTCGACAGACGAAGGTTGCGGTTCGACATCGACAATCAAATGTATCGCCTTTCCAGTTGTATCCTGTCTCCAATAAGGATCTAATCTTAAGAATATCCActataagaaaaagagaggaagtaggtaaaaattagaaaagttaGAAAATGAAGGATACTCGCATTGAATAACCGTAGCCAAACCACACGGGCACATTCACTGCTGAATTGGAACAGTTTCtttctgaaataatatttttcaagcacATTTGTGATTGCTGTGCTAACAATTTCTTCGCGAATATAACCAATTTGATGTTCCGTTAATTGGTCCTGTAGGAAATCATGCCACTTCAGTTCTTGAACGTCAGATGGAAACAAATGAAACATGCTGAGAAATTGATATTCCAGCCAATTAGATACACtattttcttccaaatttaatgaatttattcttctttcactcatctttttctctttattctatAGAAGAATGTTCAATGATATTGTAATTAGTCATTCTTTAAATCgcttaattgtttaatattaagatatgatacgtatttattatagtacaTTATGCACATTGATTTGAGTATGATATGTAAcaactataataaaattcaactaCACATACTTAACctttaaacgttttatttctttctttatatatttattgtctCGAagtatactttttttttctcttcgtatagaatgtacaataatatgtgcgcaacaaataaataaaatttgttggcGCAGGGAATTTCTTTACAATCAAGGAAATTACATGTGTATCATCATCGTTcgtgttttttttataaataaatatcttaaacTCAGAAAcgatacatatatgcatacccacatgcatgtatatatgttacaaTGTACGAAGCATAggtcgaaaaaagaaaattacgaggttaaatacgaaacattacttttacattatttaacatGAATCTCgaaatgcaatttatattttctactttgatttttattataatagagatatttaacaaacatttttttttttaatttgtattgttCGTATTATATAACCTTTTATATAAATCAGTTTAATCACATAGAATAATTCAAGTTACCTCATGAAACAAGCAAAAAACGTAAAAGAAGATACGAGGTAGATTCGACAATGTATCTACGATTATTTCTTCGAGTCAACTCGACTTACTGTACTGTTACTTAGTtataccatttttttttttttttttttaagaaattaacaaatattttacgagaTGACAACTCGAAacaaaaatgcaaatttctcATACTGCAGCTGTCATTTTCCTACTGTAATTCTTACATTCGAGCTTCTGCGTGAATGAACACAAATGACGATAAAACTTTTCGATATCGCGAATACTTTCACGATATACACtcacgataaaataatactgaTTTCCTTGTTCACGCATTGACCGCATGTCTTCCTTGCTCATTACATGTTACTTATTCTCCTACCGGTACACTGATCGCATACTTTGCACGGTTTAATCActgaaaaagattaaaaaagagaagaaaaacgtGGTAGGAACGAAAAGGGTAGAAAGAAATAGCCGAATTCTGATCGACTACACTTAGAACGTATGCATCTTAAGCCATAACGCCAGTTATAACACCACCGGATACAGGAAGACCAGTTTCCCCCATTAAGGCCAGATCTATTTCTCTTGCAGCTTGCCTACCTTCTGTGATTGCCCAAACTACCAGAGATTGTCCACGCCGGCAATCTATGTGGAATAACAATAACACGTTAATCAGgtaataaaatacacgaaataTAACTTGAGAAAACGAGAATCTATTTGACGTATAGTTATTGAATGTAAAAGATggtaatacaaataaaacgtaaaaactTACCTCCTGCTGCGTATATTCCATCTAAACTTGTCTTGTAATTTCCAATTGGTGTTTTGAAATTACCTCTTTCATccattttcgtatttaattctgttgcaatatatttttctggaCCTAAGAAACCCATAGCGAGTAAAACTAGGTCACATTTGTATATCTAAATGAAAATCAAGGCATTAGAAAAGATAGTAAAGACACAATAAGtcacaaattataatttttactttttctgtCCCAGGAGCCTCTTCCATTTTCCAACGTCCGTTTTCCATTGTCCACGATACTGACACTGTTTTAATACCACTTACGTGGCCATTTCCATCGTCTAAAAACTCCTATTAGAAGTATATAAATGAACGTGAAAGGAAGAGTGGAAAACAGTAAaagaacatatatatatatacacaagaATTTTTACGTACTTTACTCAATGTACTAAATTGACGGGGATCTCGGCCAAACTTCAAGGAAACTTCCTCATGGCCATAATCCACTTTAAATACACGTGGAAATTGAGGCCAAGGATTATCGTGCGCTCTTTTGTTTGGCGGTTCgggtaaaatttcaaatgttgtAATCGTTTTGGCACCCTGCAtgatagtaattaaaaatatacataatgtagAATGTATCGTGATTTcaacaaattgtattttctttccatttcatctttttcatcAATAGaagcacaactgaattattataCGCATTGCAGTTTCgaacaaacaataaatttacagcaaattactttgaaattttcttagatatataaagttgtactaaagatataaattttacctGTCGCAAAGACGTAGCTATACAATCACAACCAGTATCGCCACCACCTATTATAATAACATCCTTATCTTTAGCTATTAAACGCATATCTAGTGGAGCGTTATTCCCCATTTGATTCTTTTGCCAATTTTCCAAAAAGCTTACAGCAAAATGAATTCCTTCAAGGTGTCGACCTGGTATTTGTAAGTCTCTTGGCCAAGTTGCGCCAGTACATATTAACATTGCATCATATTGTTCCCGTAATttctacaatatatatacatacaaaagaTCAATATATACAAACAAGATAACAATCATAAATAAGTTACAAGTATGAACGTAATTACTACGTAAATAAAACTGAAACATTATTTACATTAGCAGAAATATGTTTTCCTACATCGACGCCAGTCTTAAATGTAATACCCTCCGCCGCAAGAAGAGAAACCCTTCTTTGAACAACTTGTTTCGATAACTTCATAGTCGGAATACCATATTGCAGTAGACCTCCAATTCGgtcatttctttcataaacAGTCACCAAATGGCCTGCCTTATTTAATTGATGAGCTGCCGCCAAACCAGCCGGACCTGAGCCAACTACTGCTACTCGTCGACCGGTTCTAGTTGTTGGTGGATGCGGCACTATCCAACCTTGTTCAAATGCGTGATCAATTATCGCACATTCAATGTTCTTTATTGTAACTGCTGGTTCAGATATACCCAAAACACAGGCACCTTCACAAGGAGCTGGGCAAACTCTTCCAGTGAAttctaaatatacatacgatatttattacgtattaatttaaaattttagcAATCTTAAAAGATACACGTTGTTAACTGCAAGCCTCATCTTTACCattcaaattacttttttaattgtacaaaCCTGGGAAATTATTAGTTTGTAACAATTGATTTAAAGCTTCTTTCCAATTCGATTGGAAGACAAGATCATTCCATTTAGGAATGATATTTCCTAGGGGGCAACCATGACTACTTTGACAAAATGGTACACCGCATTCCATACATCTTGCTGCCTGCACGCGTAATCCTTTACGAACCTTTTgaaagttataaatttcattccaatCGGTAATTCGGTTTTCAACTGGCCGATAAATTCCCATTTGtcttctatatttaataaaacctctaaaaattaaaataataatatataataatatatataccaatttaaaaatttgaaataattatgtgCGATTTAAATTCTGAGTAAGTGCTTTTAGTTACGTCACTGAGTCGGGAGAACCATACCTTATCTTATCCAATTTTTGCTGCTCCATATCAGTATCTACAATAGCATCTTCAATATCTTTGATCTGGATATCTTTCGTCTGAGAACTTCCATTCGGTATTGGTTGTGTTTGTTTGGTTTCTTCGACTTGCTTTAATGCCCGCTGGTACTCATACGGAAATACCTtcaaaaaattagaatattaatacattCACAATAATTATGACTGATTAATCATCATTTACCTTAACGAACCGTGTAGTTGGTTCAGGCCACAACATCAAAAGATCTTCAGCTATTAAAGAACCAGTTTTCTCAACAAATTCTTCTAAAAGTTGTTTCACATATGCAATATCTTCTTGCTTATTTAAAGGAAGCAATTCTACCATTTCAGGATTACATTTACtgtgtatgaaaaattaattgattaagaATATATgcacaataaatatataatgtatggcaaaaagaaaaagaaaaagaagaaaatggagtGATGTACCTCTTGAACGATCCATCTACATCTAAGACATAGGCTATCCCACCGGACATTCCAGCTGCGAAATTTCGACCAGTAAGACCCAGAATAACTGCACAGCCGCCAGTCATATATTCGCACCCATGATCACCGACACCTTCGACTACTACTATGGCGCCACTGTTACGAACGCTAAATCTTTCAGCAGCGATTCCTCGAAAATATGCTTTGCCAGAAGTTGCACCATAAAGACAAACATTACCAACGATTACGTTATTTTCGGACTTGAAAGTAGAATCTTTTGGTGGATATATAACGATTTCTCCTCCACATAAACCCTAAAAATTATAGGAATGTGTATCAAATGTGTATATGATgcataatatgtacaatacCGATTATCTTAAATAGTTCAGTTAGAAAAACATATTTACTTTGCCAACATAATCGTTGGCATCTCCCTCGAGAGTAACATGAACGCCTTTGGTCATGAAAGCACAGAAGCTCTGACCTGCAGaacctttcatttttatgttgaTACTACCTTCAGGTAAACCAACTTCGCCATATAATCTaccaataaaaaaagaaagagaaatattacaCAATTAGTCAATTGTTGAAACCATTCGCAATTACCAAAAGACGTAAAACAAAGAcatttactttgaaatatgGTAGCTTAATGTTGCCGCAAATGCTCTAcattcgttattaatatttaattcaatatcaatacgtttctgttttccttttaataAATCCATGGCTAATTCAATGACATGATTGTCCAATCTGTTTTCTAGTTGAAAGTCCTGTTTCATCGATCCTCCCTGTATATTTACTCCAGGACGGAGTTCAAGTGCATTACGCAAAATATTATCGAGCTTTAATGTTTTAGCCTTCTCTACTGAGATATCTTCGCGAACTTTCAACAAATCCGTACGACCTATTAGATCTTGAAATTTACGTAATCCAAGGCTGGCCATGTGAGAACGTACCTaacaaaaaaatgtatcttgCATGATTCAATGGATATTTCCTATAACAAAGATGATGCTTGGGAAATTATTGTTGGGAATTCCTTATTTCTAATCTCAGTATCAAATACCTCTTCTGCCAAtgcgaagaaaaaattaataacatgtTCCGGCTttccttcaaatttttttCGAAGTTTTGGATCTTGTGTTGCAACACCCACGGGACAAGTGTTTAAATGACATTTTCTCATCATAGTACAACCCATGGAAATTAATGGCGCAGTACTAAAGCCAAATTCGTCGGCACCTAAAAGAGCCGCAACCACTACGTCAAATCCTGTACGCATTTGTCCATCTGCTTGTACAATGACACGTGATCGAAGATTATTTAAGGTTAAAATTTGATGGGTCTCTGCAACTCCTAATTCCCAAGGTAATCCAGCGGATTTTATTCCTGTCCAAGTACTAGCACCAGTTCCACCATCATGGCCAGATATTACGATATGCTCTGCTTTCCCCTGTATAATGTATGCCATAATAGAAGACAGTGTAgtaaaaagaagggaaagaagatacaagatgaaaatgataattagaaaaatgtatttgaaaatgtattctCTACTCTCGACAAGTTAAGATATACTATTTCTAAGTATGATTACCTTTGCAACACCTGATGCAACTACACCTACTCCTACTTCTGACACTAATTTGACAGAAATACGAGCATTTGGATTTGCACATTTcaaatcataaattaattccGCAAGatcttcgatcgaataaatGTCGTGATGCGGTGGTGGTGAAATTAGACCTACACCAGGTACAGAATGTCTAGTTGCAGCAATCTCAGCAGTAACCTACATACAGATTATATAGCTTTTACAACCATTATTCTGTATACACTATGCTTgcagtataattaataaagatcTGTTTCACCTTATAACCAGGCAACTCGCCGCCTTCTCCTGGCTTTGCACCCTGTGACATTTTGATTTGAAGATCATCAGCATTTGCTAAATAGCTTGAAGTGACACCAAAACGACCGCTGGCAACTTGCTTAATGGATGATCGTTTGTTAAACTCTGGATCCTGATTCAGATACCTAAATGACGAGTTTTACTTTACGTTATTAGGTGATTTTTTATAggcaaatggaaaataaatatacgcaCGCATTTAAGTGAGTGTGTGCGTGAATATGAGAATCTACAGTAATACCCGGTTTACTGTTGCAATTTTGCCGACTTAATTATCACAAATTTGTCCCCACCAATCCTTTGACCGCTTCCACGGAACAAGCGCTATGTTATTTAACTCGTGATTGACGTTATTTCAACTAGGAATGAGtcataaaataagaaaactaaaatgtttatattttttactttataagtATCAAATTACTTCAATCAAGCTGCTGAGAATTTTCTGATGAATAAGATACcaaatatgatatattcgTCACATTTGGATGAGTTTGAATTACACGGATAGATATGGGTATATGACACACCATACTCAAATTTTTCTCCCTATTTCATTCTCATTCAATCTCATTTTTCACTCTCGTTACTCTCGCCACTCCGATACATCCAAGAAATGAGCAGATTCAATAGAAATAACACCCAGCAACTCCCAGAACATCTACTTCCTCAGTCGAAATGAAAATCCGAACATGCGACAATTAAGtggatattattatatttgtcgTGTGTATAGATGCATATGCTATTCATAAAAAGGAtataatttctcataaatttaGAATGTAAATACCTGTCAGCATTTTCACCACCTTCGCCGGTGTTCGATTTACCACCAATACGATTCATCGCAATCGCTAATGTTGTATGTGCTTCTATAGAAATACTTCCAAAACTCATAGCTCCGGTTGCAAATCGTTTCACAATCTCAGATGCTGGTTCAACCTCTTCAATGGGTATggatttttctgatttttgtACTAATTCCAATTGACCACGTAAGGTGCATGCCCTGATCATTTCCATTGtagtttttcgatatttttcataagcGTTCCAGTTCTTAGAATTTACATAAtcctaaaaaagaaacaaaagagatacaggaaatggaaaaatagcaattatttcttttttatctattctaataaaaaatgaatttaccTGCAAGCTAGCAATACTATCAGGATCGTTTATGTGTTTTTCTCCACCAGATCGCCAATGATAGACTCCTGGATTGCGAATAACAAGCATATCCATAGGTTTTGTGCAATAAGTAATTTGATGTCTTTCAAATGCTTCTTTTgccaaaatatcaaaagtaacTCCACCAATACGAGATTGTGTACCCTGTATGGAAAGTAATATgcaataaatgttaaaaggttaaatatgtacaatgaAAGTAAACGATAGAAACAATTAAGAGTACGTCATTAAAACTAGTGAATCATAGCAATTGCATTCATTAATTGGAtccaatttttaatcattcgtACCTTTCACGATCGCATCGTTTTCGATCattattaaacgatttttTGCCGATTCGTATGATACATACCTTAAAGCATTTATTGATGACTTCGTTTGACAAACCGACTGCTTCGAATATTTGAGCTCCTTTATACGATTGTAACGTAGAGATTCCCATTTTTGCCATTACTTTAGCTATTCCTCTATCCATTGCTTCCGCATAATTCtgtaacgatatttcatttatattcacccatcatcattatcattattaccGTCGTCGTCAACATTCCCGTTCCTTCTCATACTTGTTTTATCGTTAagtaatataatgttttaaatcGTGACAGCGccacaatattaaaaaagaacttaCCGCACATAAAGCATTATCGGTTAATGACGAATCAAGTACGCCATCCATACGAAGATTTCTTGCCATTTCAAATACTAAGTACGGACAAATGGCGTCCGCTCCATAGCCAAGTAACAGACATATATGATGTATTTCTCTAGCTTCAGCAGTTTCTACAATGAGACCAACTTTCATACGTTGTCGTTCTTCGATTAGATTGTGATGCACTGCGCCCAAGACTAACAAGCTGCTTACAGGCACTCTAGTGATAGCAatgaaacattatattattaaataattactttacaCATCATAGGACTAGCAAATCTATATAATcacttaaataatattttcaccTTTCCGGGCTACTCAGCCGATCGGATAGAACGATAAATTGATAACCTTCTTTTGCAGCTTGATTAGCCTCCTGATTGACACGATTTAGTGTATTCACTAATCCAGGTGGACCATCTTGCACAGGATATGTCGCATCGATTATTTTAGTTTTCCAACCACGATAATTCGTTCGTTTGATTATGTCGAGATCATCCAAGGAAAGTATTGGTTGtcgtaaaaataatctatGTACTTGCAGTTCGTTTGGCTCAAGCATATTACTTTCTGGCCCAATAGGACAAAGCATTGACATTACGATTTTTTCTCTGAAAGGGTCTATCGGAGGATTTGTCAcctaacaataaattttaaggaAAGAGTATAAATGTacatgttaaaatatattgtagttaaatataaactatataGTTGTTTTCGTAAATTATTCCTACCTGAGCAAACAATTGCTTAAAATAGTCGTAGATAAGGGGTTGAAATTGAGAAAGACAAGCTAATGGCGCATCATTACCCATAGAACCCAATGCTTCTTTCCtataagaattttacaatttca
This genomic interval carries:
- the LOC122565651 gene encoding protein charybde-like, giving the protein MEVLPCPVNVNFNNTRAGTVAEEFDGACQALAKRLEVELRRAKHVQLACGEVLLPADLLPRIAKTVLSMAENEPCGLRGCTLFISFETDSVCRKLSKIQCDPNTVSTFELYLTLKQDHTSWHILLPQFLKNLTRGGTIMISRDFTLEKKKLYRSYQQ